The sequence tcaatcaaatcgGATCAGAATAGTACATTCATTACCATGTTAATTATAACCACTTTATTGTCAAAAAACACCTCCAAGCAACACAATTCCCATAAGAAACAGTCATCATGTAGATTCCTGAACATTGCTCTGTGATATCTAACAATTCAACTGTGCAAAGGGAGCAGACTTGTGTTAAACAATGAAACAACATTAGAGAAAACAGTGAGTATTGTCATTTTCCCCCTCAGTGATTTGGCTGACACTCATATCCAGACCAACTCACAGAGCTAAGCAATCATGGCGTCTCTTGCTCCTGCATTCTCCCAAAACAGGACCTGCCCCAGTGCTGCTGCCACAGTGGCGCATGCGTAGTTCTGCATGGAGGGAGCTGTGAGGGAAGGGTGCGAAAGACATGTCATCATGCTTACCCAGCGGCCATGTTCAAAAGCCCGAATTGGACAGACGTGGGACATTAGAATGAAACAAGCAAACTGAGCTTAGAAATTATTTGGGATGATAAAACATCTTTTTGCTGTTCTTCTGCATTACATTAATAGTTCTGAATGATGAAAAATAATTCAAACCACCATATTTCATAATTTCACCTTTTATTGTGTGAATCTTTCAGAAATCACACTGGTACTACAACACTTAATTCCATGTTTTTGTACATAAAAAAGGCAATACAGGTAATttccaaataaaaatgaaaacagacATCATTTGGTTAATGTATAATACAAACCagtgaatttgtttattttttgtatataaatgtaaaaatcaaaacatattttagGAAAATATTGGAGATCTCTGTTTTCCTGGtccaaatttttttgtgtgtaatttccAGCAGACACTAATATAAGCTAAAGTTCCCTGTGCTGGAAAACAGAGCTCTTACAGTGACCTGGatatgaaaagaaaacaaaaaaagaatatcaTTATTGAAGCACtccataaaacagaaaaaaaagacatCAAGCATAAAGCAAAATAATTGTATGCAATTAAGGCCATGTTATTCACATAAAATATGTGCTGATTTTTAAGTTACTATGTTTCTAAATAAATAGCCTTTTAGTGACTTGGCCATGCAATCTTTGCTTAAAAAACAACTACACATTTGATAGAATTTTGCAGTCGGCCATGCTTGTTTGAAGTCAGACATATGCTATTCCAGAATGGTGACACTGCATTTAACTGCCAGTGTTCTTGTAGCTACACAACTACTTTCTCGAAAACCAGACAAAAATGAACTCGCACCTGTCAGgagtttaaatttaaaaaagataaaaataacaataaaacattttaactttaaaaattaacagttggatgtaTCCATAAGTTGTCTAATTATgaattttacccaaaaataaataaattaataaatctaaGAGagcaatatgtaaataataagtaaaaatataaaaatataaaagtacattaaattattaaaataacgttttatttctttttggcTTTTCAAATGTCATTATGGTGTCGTAATTGTTAATTTCCATTCTTTTGCTGACAACAATAACAATGCAAGCTTTGCTTTAGTTAAAATCGCATACTTCAATGACTTTTGATTTCAGTGAACAGTTTGTATCTACCCTGTGAAAAAATTATTGTGAAGAGACATTTTGCCAGAAATAAATCTCATAACTCCAACTGGAAATAATTGCCTAAATTTAGCATTCACTGTGGGTgataaagaatgtgaaagttaaaagcATAAAATACAAACAATCTGATGACTTCAAATTTTTAAATGAACACCATAAACCTCTTTGTGTTCTCTCTACACCTTCATTTTTACAATACACATTGTTTTGGTCAGGCCGCATGGAATCTTACTTCAGAATTCAAGTTCCTATTACCAAACTGGAATACACCAAGTGGAAAAAAAAGACATTGTGATACAGGTTATAAGTGTGCAAACCAATTAAAAAGTGAAAACTACACTGTTAAAGAAGTGTTAGgagtattaataaaaaaaagacatgttCAAAGTCAAGCACACTGAAATAATACACAATCATACAAAAATTGTATTGATATgcagaaaaacacacaaaatacaaagaaaaaaccTTGAACATTCTTTATGCACAATGAGAATTAAGTCTATACTGTGGCTCAAGTTTTCTGCATTAACAAGCTTCATTGATAAAAAATGTTACACCATGAGTAAATAAATACCTGATACTTCACTGCACAACTTCTTAGCGACATGGTCTGCCTCTCTGGCAAAGAGAGAGATGATATTATCTTCCAAATCTTCAACAATGCTTTCACACTGCaatacagattttttaaatatagttaacATCCTATGATGTTGAGAGTCATGTTGAAAGTAAATAAACATGTAGTTGAAATTAATAACagtgaaaacacatttaaatagtAACGGGCAGCCATCTTTGGTGCTATACTCTTAGCAGGTCTGCCATCTTGGATGATTCACAAGGCAACTAACTGGCAAATGACGAAGTCATTTCACACTGGTCTATAAAACGTAgttattttaaagttattttgtaaatgaaaaaaaaaaaaactaattttgaaaatgaaacattttgagtCCAATGAGAATACATATATGCTCTAGACATTGATCATATAAAGCCTAGACCTTTACAATATAAAGCATATTAATTCAGAGCAAAAATTAAACTAAAAGTTTATATGTAGACAactaatagaaaataaataaatcgtaCTTCTTGTAGGGACATGTCTTATTCATTCGGAAAAAAGCTGACATTGTGATTCATGCAATACCAAAACACaggttgtgtaatcacacacatcATTTTTCATAGGTGTTCAGATAGCAAAAGTAGTCAAGTTTTGTTTTAAATTCATGACATTATAATATATGCAACATTAAATAACTATCATATTTGTTCTAAAGAATTACATGCTATCATTCATTGACACGGAAATCACTGCAAATGTAACAAGCTTCAGAACTTTGTATCACCAGAGTGGTATTAAGCATTATGAATTTGGAAACCCCCTATTGCCTTTCTTGGAATATCTATAAAAATCTgctcaaataaattaaatacatactCACCGCAAACTTCAAAGCACTGGAGCTCTCTGGTCCATCGAACTTAaaatttttgaaatctggaaaaTTTCCGCCAACATTTCCTCTGGGTGCAAATCTCTTGTAGCTCTTTTCTTTGGTGACCGGGTCCTCATAGAGGGCATAATCGCTCATGCTATTGCAAACTCCTTCCAGCAGTTCTGTTAAGTGAGTTTCTGACCTAGCAAGAGGAACCTAtcgaaatgaaaaaataaataaataaataaatatatatatatataattattgaaaAAGTtaacaaactatatatatataaaaaagtttctAAATAGAGGGCATTGAGGTCACTTGGTTGACCTTTTCCTTCCGTTCCCATATAAATACATCCCCTGTGTCACAACGCTGACTTTTAACCTGCATCTCCAAAGTTGGAAAAGTAGATCCCCTTGCCTTggcaacagaacaaaaacacaCTGTGGTGTCTAGACAGGTCAAGGTGCACCCTGATCCCGCCCCTTTGGCCTCCCCCGGAAGGAGAAAGGGGAAAGGGTGACGGGGGCGTAGAGAGTGAAAGGAATGGAGAGCGGGGGGTAAGCAGTGGGGAGGGGAGTTGTCAACAGCAGCCAAGTGCAGGGTAAACAGTGGAGTCCCATCCTTTGGTTCTCTTGGGCAGCTCATCTCCTCCACCCTTCAATGATCAAAGTAGGAAGTCTTCCTTGTCAGGCCAGTCAAAGGGTGGCGGGTTGGAGGGGGTGAGGGGGTTATTGGAAAGAGGACAGGTTGCAGATGAGCTGGATTTTCTAGCGATGTAGATATATCCCTGACCCCATTGTCCCCTTTCAGACACAGTATGGACCCTTCCGGTCTCACTGATTACATTATGAGGGCGTCTCTACCCCCTCCTCTGTTGTGAGGCTTGGTGACATAAAGAGGCTTCCGTGGCTCACTGCCATCTGGTCACAAATAAGATAAAAGGTCCCATGGAAGGACAGCAACCTATCTACACCCCCcatctttttaattaaaaagctGAATAAAGTTGGATGGACCTCAAGATAAGACAATATATGATCTACTATCCATCAAAAATCTGTAAAAGTAAAGATGCATTTACCTCCATATCAGTGCAggacagtgaaaaaaataaaagaaatattgtttaataaaaaaCCCTATCAATATAAAAAAGTAGTGTTTATAATGAAATCCAAATTTTGTCCTAGAACAAAATTGGAATATCATATTTGATATAATCACCAATCAAGTTATAAATTCAACCAAATAAGGTTTATGACACTCCGGATTAAACATCTGAGAACATTAATAGAGGTACTGTCTTACACAAAAGTCCAAAGGCAATAAAACATCCCCTTTGGATCTAGCAGAGGATAGTTTTGCGTTGCATCCTCTGCAGAGTCCTAATCATGCAATCCTGAAAATGGTGGGGAATTAAATTCCTCCCCGTAACAGTCTGAAGGGTTTGAATAGAAGCTGTCAATAAAGAAATTCTGTAGGAATAAAGAGGGGGTGACTGGGCGGCCCAGGCAGAGAAAAGGCTTCTCAGGGATGCCATCCTTCACTGAATTCCCATTGGAAAGCCAGGCATCATTGTGGTCTTGAGACACAGGGCATTTCATTTTTGTTGCTTTAATTcccccaaaatggccaaaaaaggCTGAACATACATACAAAACAGAGAAAAGAATATATATTACATTGATTTGATCAATACTGGTTTTTATCTATCcatataaataatatactttAAACTATGATAAAGGTTGTTTTCAATACAAGGTTATCCTTGGGAAATCTGCTTAAAACATGGGGCATTGCAGGGGTTCACCTACAGCTTGGGTAAGTGAACTAAGTCAAGTACGAAAAAAGAAAAGGGGATGATTCGGGAAGCTTTAAttggcatttatttttaagtgaagcCACACTAAGGTAAGAGTGAGCAAGTTCTGCTACAGTGGTTCTTTTTTGCTTCTTTATAATTTAAGAGAGACAGGATACCAGGAACCATGGTACTACGACAAGTCATTACATTCTTTGTTTGCAAGCACAACTCTTATGGTGGTTATATGTGACATGTATTGATATGCTTGCCGCTGTATAACTTAATACGTATGACATTTAGACTTCAAAAACCCCATGGTGCATTAATCACTGTATTTTGTATAGTGCTTGTTGATTACAATGGAATCTTTACTGTCAATTTTGCCCATGGTTCTGATTAACTACATCTCACTCTTATCATTACACTCGGTCTGTAATAAGAAGAatggcaataaaataaaaaaaacttgatttgaTATTGACACAAATAATTTGTTATAGCTTCCAGAGCCATCATTAAAATCTCAATatgtaattaaaatacaaattccTGACATCACCCCATTGAGCTGATAATTACAAAAATTAGGCAAAAGACAGATGTACCGTTtgcattaaacaaaaattaagtacttCATTAATCAACTGTTTTAAATGCAATGAAGCAAGGCATAAAAGATTTAACAGGTTATTTTCTCATCTCTAATGATACCTGTaatgttgttgattttttttacagtgcatgttaGAGAAATCAATAGGCTTCAGCCCAATGATCAATTAGCTGAGAGTATTACTCGCATTAcaattccttttaaaaaaaagctgACAAACATATTTTACCCACAGTTGAAACAACCTGCAAGGGGAGGGGAAAAGTCAGAACTGAACAAACACTTGTTATTAGGCAGCAGTTACAATCAAAAGGGGATTAACCCCTAATCAATAGTGAAGTCAGGCACCAAATGACAGTCCCTGGATACCAGAGGTCAGGGCTTTGAGTTCATTGGGTCTGACCTTTACACATTGACACCACTGTTGAGAAGGAAACAGTGAAAATGGCTCCCTTTACTCAAGCAAACAGTACAAGCTTGCAAACCCCAGGAAATATTCAAGACCTACAAAGGGATCAAAGCACTACATAAATAACTAAATCTTGAAAAAGAATACTAGACCAATGTGCAaacaattacaacaaaaaatgtaataagtaGAAACTTACAATTATGTTTTAGATTTTATTAGTTTAGCTTACGGTCCAATATTGTTTGGCAATGTGATAGTAAAAGATCTAATAGCTCATAATAATGTGGTGGTTATAGAGTACAGACTGAGCATCTGGGCTCCTAACACAAATGTTTGCAAGCTCTATCCCAAGTACAGGAGAATTAGGAACTAATTGGTTACTGACATTACAATCTATTAATGTTGTGCTCttaagcaagacacttaaccGCAGGATGTTTCATGGCAACTCACCCTAAAATTAAGTCACCCTGGACTAATTGGAAGTGTTTGCTAAATGGTAGAAAACAAACGTAAATTTTGTGTAAATTTGTACATCCAAATGTAAATTTCTTCtaaatataaaatcaaaacaGTTGCATAACAGGCTGCATAACAGGCTGCTATGAGttaagaaaaatatacatttttggtacATTACATCCAACTTATTAAACATACAATAATCACACAACTTGAGATTTACAGTAGTGTGACTGGTTACATTAACTCTAATTGCATTGATAATAATAACTTAAGTAATTCTGCACTAAGTAACAGTGAATCATACCTTTTTATCATTAAGACTACCATCGGGATTGAGTCTGAATCCACCAACATGAATTGTCTTTTTTGGATCAGTTTGACTGATTGAATGGTTCAGTTCCTCTGCAATTGCCATACAGGctaggaaagaaagaaaatcattacAATTGATTTTTTATGAATACCCCAAAAGTTGAAAAAAGTCAAAAGCaagcaataaaaataacaaaccaAAACATGAATGTATATGAAACAATGTATATTAAATAAACGGCTAGCATCTGGACAACACAAGTCTAAATATTTTCAACAACAACTTACAGAAAactataaatttgttttaatatcaAGGACAATGCAATATAAGTTTGACTTGGTGTTATACTTGACAAAAAAAGAGATagtcaaataaattgaaaaaaaaaaaaaaaaacttcgcAAAAAGGACCACATCATCTTACGTACAGGCTGTGTAAACAATTACAGCAATATAGCATGCAATGTTGCTGCAAACCTGAATAATTAATGAACAGTTTCTTGGTTTCTCAACATGCCTTGTACTGAAATCAGCAGAATGAAAAAGGAAGTAAATGTGTCAAACATTTACCTGTATAACATACAGATAAAAAGATAaataccataataataataataattaacatacTGCAACAACAGTTAAATATGAAATACCAAAACACAAGTTATGCtttagttaaaatattttttaattttctggtGCTTAGTCATGCTTGCTATATTTCCATAGTAACTGCCAAACCTGGGTGGAGCTTAAAGTAGGCTTTATCTGGGCCAAGCTTTTCAACCCTTGAATCCCAAAAAAGCTTGGTACCAGAACTAATTTcacaaagttttgttttgtaatgcTGCTAATATTATTCCACATTAGAAACCAACTTTACTGTAATTTCAATAGGCTTTTCTGAAAGAAAACATATCTTAATCTTGCAGTATGACCAGAGTAGAATCAAAATTGTACATTTATCAAACAAATTAACCTTGGAAGCTTCTGAAAGAAGAAATTAAATCTATTGATGTACAATAAATAGCTAGTTCTAGTTTTGGTTTGATATTGGCCTATCAAagtatttaacccttgtgcatcaattaaaaaaagttacacataggttcattatggacaaaaatgtccatgtccaaaaactgtcataaaaatattatagtattatatatagtatatagtatatataatatatttatatttttttccactttcactgacataatttttttaaccagcatcagctctaatcataatgaccaaacattcattcatttttagaattttaaccctttaaacgctggtttgtttacataatgccactgttgttttttaggaaaaaattaaaaatagtaattattttcaatttaatagatgctaagcagaatttttttctttgattattagagcctcggatatgtcaatgattaacaacaacattcattttgatgctttcatattttttatgcagtatcagattttaaaaaaagctaccactcaagtccataatggacaaaaatggccatgtcaaaaaagtgtcataaaaatattatagaataatatttttttctactttcacggacttatattttaaccagcatcagttctaatcataattaccaaacattcatttattttcagaattttaacactttaaacgccggtttgtttacataatgccactgttgtttttttataaaaaatataataattataattattttcaatttaataaatgctaaacagaattttttttatttatattattagagcctcagacacatacaaaccacactctgaaatccataccaacacactcacacaattatatattcataatgtatctaattggctctataatatgcataagccaaaaacagcagaaaacaacaacaaaagcgatatgccaaacctgaaaaaatggcacgatctgataaaaaaatatttaaaatgtaaattttgaagccttgccaacataatgaaagcatgttaaacaagattgcataattttatagttaaatggcactgggattaaaaatcgcagttttaatgggtttcaatgtgccatttttgtccaaaacgacgctaagagggagtattttgtgtaactagtgcaaaaaatatttttttaaagaaaatagggtgaaatattaaaattccaataaaaattcacacctgtggaaaatgttatgcagttagcattaacacagacaaagttatcaaaaaaacaaaactgaaaaagccaaaaatgtccacaaggatgcacaagggttaaggcaCTGATTTTGTTTTGGTAAAAAGTTCAATAAACAGCCAATGAGACATGATTGCCAATCTTTGTTTGGGACATGATCTATTCAAATACTTATTAGCATGTTCATGATTAAATGATATTACTGCTCTGAAAAATGCTAAAATAGGTTAAGCTAAAATAAGTGTAAAACGTATGCATTCATTTCAGACTAAGATCCTGAAGATAGAAGATACAAATGATTTAAAACACAAGCACTGATCAAACACATGTATTCAAATTAATGTTAATACCCAAGTCATCAATATTAGGATATGGAACAAATAAAGTTTTCCAAAACTGTCAATGCAATACAATTCTTTTAAATGTGATGGCGGCTGTGTTGATTTTTCACCTTTTTGATGAAAACCACAATACAGTTAATAGACTAAATATGTAATTGatgtacacaatattaggcatgcaATAAACAGTCAACCATAATTTTTAGCATTTCCTGTACAAGAGCCTGCATCTTCAGCCCAATAGCTTGAATTTCTAATAACCAATATACAACTACAAACAACAATAAAAGTTGCATAATGATATTAAATTCAACTTTCAGAAAAAAGCATCACATAGAGTATATAGTTTTACAGTTTTTAGATTACATCTCAGTTAGTATAATAAGCTTTGAGAAGTATTCAAAACAAGTAGTCAGCAGCCGAAATCGTTTTCTTAAAACTTTCTGTAATTAAAGCATTAAGGGCCAAAACATAGAGCTTtcaagaaacaaaataataaaaaaaataccatgtATTACAGTTAGATCAAACTGAAGATGACTGCTTAAAAtgctaattattaattatttgaac comes from Xyrauchen texanus isolate HMW12.3.18 chromosome 9, RBS_HiC_50CHRs, whole genome shotgun sequence and encodes:
- the LOC127648881 gene encoding protein canopy-1-like isoform X1 — protein: MSCPREPKDGTPLFTLHLAAVDNSPPHCLPPALHSFHSLRPRHPFPFLLPGEAKGAGSGCTLTCLDTTVCFCSVAKARGSTFPTLEMQVKSQRCDTGDVFIWERKEKVPLARSETHLTELLEGVCNSMSDYALYEDPVTKEKSYKRFAPRGNVGGNFPDFKNFKFDGPESSSALKFACESIVEDLEDNIISLFAREADHVAKKLCSEVSGHCKSSVFQHREL
- the LOC127648881 gene encoding protein canopy-1-like isoform X2 encodes the protein MSPWIKQTGFILLAVFMLPNTAESKKDDVLYCSACMAIAEELNHSISQTDPKKTIHVGGFRLNPDGSLNDKKVPLARSETHLTELLEGVCNSMSDYALYEDPVTKEKSYKRFAPRGNVGGNFPDFKNFKFDGPESSSALKFACESIVEDLEDNIISLFAREADHVAKKLCSEVSGHCKSSVFQHREL